A genomic window from Flavobacterium phycosphaerae includes:
- a CDS encoding DUF2256 domain-containing protein yields the protein MRGKKKQNLPSKVCLVCNRPFSWRKKWQKVWEEVKYCSDKCRANKNGN from the coding sequence ATGCGAGGAAAAAAAAAACAAAACCTACCAAGTAAAGTTTGCCTTGTTTGCAATCGACCTTTTTCTTGGCGTAAAAAATGGCAGAAAGTTTGGGAGGAAGTAAAATATTGCAGCGATAAATGCAGAGCTAATAAAAATGGAAACTAA